In Sulfitobacter albidus, the following proteins share a genomic window:
- a CDS encoding YceI family protein, with the protein MKSLLLGALLSATAGMALAADKYTLDSSHSQVVFSYNHLGFSTTYGMFSGFEGEIMFDAENPEASSVSVSMPTKSMFTGWEQREAHFMSDDFFGATDEDVITFTSTGIEVTGDNTAKITGDLTMNDVTKSVVLDATLNQAGDNPMAGKPWLGFDATTTLLRSDFNVGKFAPNVSDEVEVQISLEAGAAE; encoded by the coding sequence ATGAAATCCCTTCTTCTCGGCGCCCTTCTGTCCGCCACCGCTGGCATGGCGCTTGCCGCTGATAAATACACGCTGGATTCCAGCCACAGCCAGGTGGTTTTCTCCTACAACCACCTTGGCTTCTCGACGACATACGGCATGTTTTCCGGGTTTGAAGGGGAGATCATGTTTGACGCCGAAAACCCCGAAGCGTCGTCGGTAAGTGTGTCGATGCCTACGAAATCAATGTTCACCGGCTGGGAACAGCGCGAGGCGCATTTCATGTCCGATGATTTCTTCGGCGCGACCGATGAGGACGTGATTACCTTCACCTCCACCGGCATCGAAGTCACCGGTGACAACACCGCAAAGATCACCGGCGATCTGACGATGAACGACGTGACCAAATCCGTAGTTTTGGATGCCACACTGAACCAGGCGGGTGACAATCCGATGGCGGGCAAACCATGGCTCGGATTCGACGCGACGACGACGCTGCTGCGCTCTGACTTCAACGTGGGCAAATTTGCACCGAACGTGAGCGACGAAGTTGAGGTGCAGATCTCGCTTGAGGCCGGCGCCGCCGAATAA